The following coding sequences lie in one Mustelus asterias chromosome 6, sMusAst1.hap1.1, whole genome shotgun sequence genomic window:
- the casp3b gene encoding caspase-3b — translation MSDTIDARSSTINEGKSEKQLADNALTADAVPDQYMKYNMNYEHTGTCIIFNNKNFHPRTGMSQRNGTDVDAGNLVKTFQKLGFHVAVYTDQTCDEMVERLKNAAKRDYSQMASFVCIFLSHGDDGILYGTDGFQEIKELTSYFKGNQCRSLIGKPKLFFIQACRGDQFDGGVETDSATEENSENSTHLRKLPIEADFLYAYSTAPGYYSWRNTGNGSWFIQSLCYILDKHGKELELMQLLTRVNHKVALEFESSTSTEACNEKKQIPCIISMLTKELYFHR, via the exons ATGTCTGATACCATTGATGCAAGATCCAGCACAATCAATGAAGG AAAAAGCGAAAAGCAGCTTGCTGACAATGCCCTCACAGCGGATGCTGTACCTGACCAATATATGAAATATAACATGAACTATGAACATACTGGCACGTGCATTATCTTCAACAATAAGAATTTCCATCCAAGAACAG GCATGAGTCAACGTAATGGTACAGATGTAGATGCTGGTAATTTGGTGAAGACATTTCAAAAACTGGGTTTTCACGTTGCGGTTTATACTGATCAAACATGTGATGAAATGGTTGAAAGGCTGAAAAATG CTGCCAAGAGAGACTacagccaaatggcttcctttgtcTGCATCTTCCTTAGCCATGGAGACGATGGGATACTTTATGGAACTGATGGTTTTCAAGAAATTAAAGAATTAACCAGTTACTTtaaaggaaaccaatgcagatctCTGATTGGCAAGCCAAAGCTATTTTTTATACAG GCCTGTCGAGGAGATCAGTTTGATGGCGGTGTTGAGACAGACAGTGCTACGGAGGAAAACAGTGAAAACAGTACTCACCTGAGAAAATTACCTATTGAGGCTGACTTTCTGTATGCTTATTCTACTGCACCTG GCTATTATTCTTGGCGAAATACAGGCAATGGTTCATGGTTCATCCAGTCATTATGCTATATACTGGATAAACATGGCAAGGAACTTGAGCTCATGCAGTTGCTTACCCGAGTCAACCACAAAGTGGCACTAGAATTTGAATCTAGCACAAGCACAGAGGCCTGCAATGAAAAGAAGCAAATCCCTTGCATTATTTCTATGCTAACAAAAGAACTATACTTTCATCGTTAA